From one Halobacteriovoraceae bacterium genomic stretch:
- a CDS encoding quinone-dependent dihydroorotate dehydrogenase encodes MYSLLKKCLFQIDPEVAHNLIINLMGKFPKTSEVFCQNNIGEDEKYKCFGKNMSWPFPIGLAAGLDKNSKAVSFLSKLYFGAIEVGTVTPLAQPGNPMPRLFRYPDEQNLRNQMGFNNNGMEEMRQNILGQNRNNKALGINLGKNKVTSSEEAWRDYQKSYTFLKDQADYIVVNVSSPNTPGLRDLQTSKGLEDILKSIVDVREKDDPALFVKVSPDLNLQDLDSIIDLVNDFNIQGLIATNTTIMPEYGTGGMSGKILFPKSKKIRSHILKRIENMNLDLIGVGGFSSFEEIYDFWREGGTFVQIYSSFIFQGPKILSDIKKGIDSKILEYKVSSFQEFLQKLR; translated from the coding sequence ATGTATTCACTCCTAAAAAAATGTTTGTTTCAAATTGATCCAGAAGTAGCTCATAATTTGATAATTAATTTAATGGGTAAGTTTCCTAAAACATCGGAAGTATTTTGCCAAAATAATATTGGAGAAGACGAAAAGTATAAATGTTTCGGAAAAAATATGTCCTGGCCCTTTCCAATCGGACTGGCCGCTGGACTTGATAAAAACTCAAAGGCCGTTTCATTCCTATCAAAACTCTATTTTGGTGCTATTGAAGTTGGTACTGTTACACCCCTTGCACAACCCGGAAACCCTATGCCAAGATTATTTCGCTACCCTGATGAGCAAAATCTTAGAAATCAAATGGGTTTTAATAATAACGGAATGGAGGAGATGCGCCAAAATATTCTTGGACAAAATAGGAATAACAAAGCTTTAGGAATCAATCTTGGAAAGAATAAGGTGACCTCAAGCGAAGAGGCGTGGAGAGATTATCAAAAGTCATACACTTTTCTTAAAGACCAAGCAGATTATATTGTTGTGAATGTTTCATCACCAAATACTCCGGGACTTAGAGATCTACAAACTTCAAAAGGATTAGAAGATATTTTAAAATCAATCGTTGATGTTAGAGAAAAAGACGATCCAGCTTTATTTGTAAAAGTATCTCCTGATTTAAATTTACAAGATCTAGATTCGATAATTGATCTTGTGAATGATTTTAATATTCAAGGTCTTATTGCAACTAATACTACGATAATGCCTGAGTATGGAACAGGAGGAATGTCTGGAAAAATCTTATTTCCGAAAAGCAAAAAAATTCGTTCTCATATTTTAAAACGTATTGAAAATATGAATTTAGATTTAATCGGTGTCGGTGGTTTTTCAAGTTTCGAAGAAATCTATGATTTTTGGAGAGAGGGTGGGACATTTGTTCAAATTTATTCTAGTTTTATTTTCCAAGGGCCCAAAATATTGAGTGATATCAAAAAAGGAATAGATTCCAAGATTTTAGAATATAAAGTGAGTTCATTTCAAGAATTTCTTCAAAAGTTACGATAA
- a CDS encoding HAMP domain-containing histidine kinase: MNQSLNDFLKSFGLLDKEGNLRSDLTKESLKKLYDSYASATEQVEKLNTILDHTPCTISWISTDMKYLGVNKTLADIVDMKPEDFIGKEVGFYTQNGNFKRFVQEVLDSEDVQLSEEADIEIRGELRKFWLVGVKYSEQNKILVISFDTTKLKNLENYITKSSRFASLGEMLADILHQVNNPLTVLMNITKSLERSIKTNEPQDRTIYTLMRMEKTISRVKQIVQGVKIYVRPVDNLDKEEHCISTILEDSILLSDSTLKNKDISVDAIFPFEEYTVKCHYGEFLQVFVSLLANSIDSISKEQPQRLIKIHFNDEGDFLDMFFSDTGSGIPEKIQDKIFDSFFTTKGNRSGRGIGLGLCKEILNSADSKLSLVKPIEGFNTTFKIRMPKKLS, translated from the coding sequence ATGAATCAATCTTTAAACGATTTTCTGAAATCTTTTGGACTATTGGACAAAGAAGGTAATCTTCGTTCAGATTTAACAAAAGAGAGCTTAAAAAAACTTTATGATTCCTACGCAAGTGCGACTGAACAAGTTGAGAAATTAAATACGATTTTGGATCATACTCCCTGTACTATTTCATGGATTAGTACTGATATGAAATATCTAGGTGTAAATAAAACACTTGCTGATATTGTTGATATGAAGCCTGAAGATTTCATCGGGAAAGAAGTTGGTTTTTACACTCAAAACGGAAATTTCAAAAGGTTTGTTCAAGAGGTACTAGATTCTGAGGATGTCCAACTTTCTGAAGAAGCTGATATTGAAATAAGAGGAGAATTAAGAAAATTTTGGCTTGTTGGAGTAAAATATTCTGAGCAAAACAAAATTTTAGTTATAAGTTTTGATACAACTAAATTAAAAAACTTAGAGAATTACATCACAAAATCGTCTCGTTTTGCTAGCCTTGGAGAAATGCTTGCAGACATTCTTCATCAAGTTAACAATCCACTCACAGTACTTATGAATATTACAAAATCTTTAGAGAGATCTATTAAAACAAATGAACCTCAAGATAGAACGATTTATACTCTCATGCGTATGGAAAAAACGATCAGTAGGGTTAAACAGATCGTTCAGGGTGTAAAAATATATGTTCGACCAGTAGATAACTTAGATAAAGAAGAGCATTGTATTTCTACAATATTGGAAGATTCTATTTTACTGTCAGATAGTACTCTTAAGAACAAAGATATTTCAGTTGATGCCATATTTCCGTTTGAAGAATATACTGTAAAATGTCATTATGGAGAATTTTTGCAAGTTTTTGTAAGCTTACTAGCAAACTCAATTGATTCAATATCAAAAGAACAACCCCAACGATTGATAAAAATACATTTTAATGATGAAGGTGATTTTCTTGATATGTTCTTTAGTGATACAGGTAGCGGAATTCCTGAAAAAATTCAAGACAAAATATTTGATTCCTTTTTCACGACTAAAGGAAATCGTTCAGGAAGAGGTATTGGGCTTGGTCTTTGTAAGGAAATTTTAAACAGTGCTGATAGTAAATTGTCCCTTGTTAAACCAATCGAAGGTTTCAATACAACTTTTAAAATAAGAATGCCAAAAAAATTATCGTAA